The Anabaena sp. WA102 genome contains a region encoding:
- a CDS encoding DUF874 family protein: MYQTDPPLSPKETLPTMYDLPSEDPEEPGLPDQFHLFQPQLLAETFRPPDYPSDQIFTGSDLNLYYDLRHPSWYKRPDWFAVLGVPSLYDKRDLRLSYVVWQEAVNPHIIVELLSPGTEKEDLGTILRDVEKPPGKWEVYEQILRVPYYAIFDRYKSEFRMFQLTGARYAEVKLSDFRFWIPEIELGLGVWQGSYKNVEMPWLRWYDKDGNWILTSTEEERQKAEQERQKAEQERQKAEQERQKLEQERQKTERLIAQLRALGVEPDLD, translated from the coding sequence ATGTATCAAACAGATCCGCCACTTTCCCCTAAAGAAACATTACCGACAATGTATGATCTTCCTAGCGAAGACCCGGAGGAACCTGGTTTGCCAGATCAATTTCATTTATTCCAACCACAATTATTAGCAGAAACATTCCGTCCCCCTGACTATCCTAGCGACCAAATATTTACAGGAAGTGATCTGAATCTTTACTATGATTTGCGTCATCCTTCATGGTATAAACGCCCTGATTGGTTTGCAGTGTTAGGTGTTCCCTCTCTTTATGACAAAAGAGATTTGCGGTTAAGTTATGTGGTTTGGCAAGAAGCGGTTAATCCTCATATTATTGTTGAATTACTCTCACCAGGAACAGAGAAAGAAGACTTAGGGACAATATTAAGAGATGTAGAAAAACCTCCTGGTAAATGGGAAGTTTACGAACAAATTTTAAGAGTACCCTATTACGCCATCTTTGATCGTTATAAATCTGAATTTAGAATGTTTCAGTTAACAGGCGCTCGTTATGCTGAAGTAAAATTATCAGATTTTCGGTTTTGGATTCCCGAAATAGAATTAGGTTTAGGAGTGTGGCAAGGAAGTTATAAAAACGTCGAAATGCCTTGGTTACGTTGGTACGACAAAGACGGTAATTGGATATTAACCAGCACAGAGGAGGAAAGACAGAAAGCTGAACAAGAAAGACAGAAAGCTGAACAGGAAAGACAAAAAGCTGAACAAGAAAGACAAAAGTTAGAACAAGAAAGGCAAAAAACCGAAAGATTAATTGCCCAACTTCGTGCGCTTGGTGTTGAACCAGATTTAGATTGA
- a CDS encoding DUF3318 domain-containing protein encodes MEPNIEIRRLLDVMPASGRMMTKIVSKPEQKQVIDAAFPLPLSQARPIYINFDLWRRLTKPQRDLLLLQKVSWLIGVKWLQPNVYQGVVLAGLVGGILEAVQADVVGVVIAGGLSAVAAIRIWRTNKSQESELTADTVAIRIAQRRGYSETEAAQHLLTAIEAVGTIEGRSGLNFSELIRCQNLKVIAGLSQVGIPKNYQ; translated from the coding sequence ATGGAACCAAATATTGAAATTCGTCGGTTGTTGGATGTAATGCCCGCTTCTGGGCGAATGATGACTAAAATCGTCAGTAAACCAGAACAAAAACAGGTAATAGATGCGGCTTTTCCTTTGCCTTTAAGTCAAGCAAGACCAATATATATTAATTTCGACTTATGGAGACGGTTGACAAAACCCCAACGAGATTTACTCCTATTACAGAAGGTAAGCTGGTTAATAGGGGTGAAATGGCTGCAACCTAATGTTTATCAAGGTGTGGTGTTAGCAGGGCTTGTAGGGGGAATACTCGAAGCAGTCCAGGCGGATGTGGTAGGTGTGGTAATAGCCGGGGGATTAAGTGCTGTAGCGGCTATCCGGATTTGGCGCACGAATAAATCCCAGGAGTCAGAATTAACTGCTGATACAGTCGCTATTAGAATCGCCCAAAGACGGGGTTATTCAGAAACTGAAGCCGCCCAACATTTGTTAACAGCTATTGAAGCCGTAGGAACAATAGAAGGGCGTTCTGGTTTAAATTTTAGTGAATTAATTCGTTGTCAAAACTTGAAAGTAATTGCTGGTTTATCACAAGTTGGTATCCCTAAAAATTATCAATAG
- a CDS encoding condensation domain-containing protein codes for MQSNSSLERQPQLTEEAKSFPLSYGQQAMWFLDQIAPQSIAYNIYTTVQISSELDLEAWHRAWLQIVERHPILRTTYTQHEDQPIQVIHPYQEIDIKITDASAWNLDYLKKQILTETERPYNLETGPVLRVHLFTRSSEEHIQLLAMHHIAGDMWSFDILLNELQILYATEVKTSSQADLQIIENSDIYNSQTDNSLSLPKLSYTDYVSWQTEMLSSSQGEQISAYWHKQLIGELPVLDLPVDKLRPNVQTYSGSTHIIKLDEELLSRLRKLSELEKTSLYRIFLAAFFILFYRLSGQEDILVGCPVAGRSGNKEFESIVGYFTDPVVLRANLGENPTFRDFLAQIRRTVSEGKKHEDYPFPLLVKQLIPERDSSRSPLFQVSLTWQEHRWYDNSQKSSLVMSPFLIEGHQRGSAFDIDLAIIKLNG; via the coding sequence ATGCAAAGCAATTCTTCTTTGGAAAGGCAGCCACAACTTACAGAGGAAGCGAAATCATTTCCCCTCTCCTACGGTCAACAAGCGATGTGGTTTCTTGACCAGATAGCACCCCAAAGCATCGCATACAATATCTATACAACAGTGCAGATAAGCTCAGAGTTAGATTTGGAAGCATGGCACAGAGCTTGGCTGCAAATTGTAGAACGTCATCCCATCCTGCGAACTACCTATACACAGCATGAAGATCAACCTATTCAAGTAATTCACCCATACCAAGAGATAGATATTAAAATAACAGATGCTTCTGCTTGGAATTTAGACTACTTGAAAAAACAAATTCTGACAGAAACCGAGCGTCCCTACAACTTGGAAACAGGTCCAGTATTGCGGGTACATCTATTTACAAGATCATCAGAAGAACATATCCAATTACTGGCCATGCACCACATTGCTGGAGATATGTGGTCTTTTGACATATTATTAAATGAACTGCAAATTCTGTATGCTACAGAAGTAAAAACATCGTCTCAAGCTGACTTACAAATTATTGAAAATTCAGATATTTATAATTCTCAAACAGATAATAGTCTCTCTCTTCCAAAGCTATCATACACAGATTATGTAAGTTGGCAGACCGAGATGTTGTCAAGTTCTCAAGGTGAACAAATTTCAGCATACTGGCATAAACAATTAATAGGTGAGTTGCCAGTCTTAGACTTGCCCGTAGATAAACTTAGACCAAATGTGCAAACCTACTCTGGTAGCACACACATCATCAAGTTAGATGAAGAATTGCTTTCCAGGCTGAGAAAGTTGTCAGAATTAGAAAAAACAAGCCTGTATAGAATTTTCCTGGCTGCATTTTTTATTCTATTTTACCGCTTATCAGGACAAGAAGACATCCTAGTAGGTTGTCCGGTTGCGGGTCGGTCAGGTAACAAGGAGTTTGAAAGTATTGTTGGCTATTTTACAGACCCCGTAGTATTACGTGCAAATCTAGGGGAAAATCCCACCTTCAGAGATTTTCTTGCTCAAATACGTCGCACAGTTTCTGAGGGTAAGAAACATGAAGATTATCCCTTTCCCCTATTAGTAAAACAGCTTATTCCTGAAAGAGATTCTAGTCGTTCTCCTCTGTTTCAAGTTTCTTTAACTTGGCAAGAGCATCGCTGGTATGATAATAGCCAAAAATCATCTTTAGTGATGTCGCCATTCTTAATAGAAGGACATCAACGAGGATCAGCATTTGATATAGATTTGGCGATTATTAAACTTAACGGGTGA
- the gntT gene encoding guanitoxin biosynthesis MATE family efflux transporter GntT has protein sequence MNPTLKNKYDFIPRYFQLALANVLSNIMIPVANLVSVIFLGHLEEINNFAGVILAGNLLNFLYFVLLFLRMGTTGVTAQAVGRDDREEMLLIGLRNGLIALVLGIALILLQYPLGELGFTILNVPLEIKSSGLAYFNTQIWGAPAVLLNFVLIGWFLGREKNGLVVLLSVVGNGVKIGLDYLFIINLGWESMGAGVSSAASQYILLLVGLIFFCREFQWLEVISIAFKIWDISAIKSNLTLNGNIFISNLVLLFISLTFSYQGVQMGMLVYAQNSLLWQIISFNTYFIEGIGFGTESLVGNFKGKGDSHQLAPLVSFSVLTALIVGIFFGGICILFPDSVFRLFTNHTEIISKIDTFVPWLVLALVLSSIDFTLEGYFLGLAQGHTLRNVSLVALFIGFAPVNFAAVKFSSNHILWLSLSLFYAIRTMMFVVKLPSTFRNDLDNISATLPALEANPLLTLAFGETREQIMVEKLGVGEDVENGRI, from the coding sequence ATGAACCCGACACTCAAAAACAAGTATGATTTCATACCTCGCTATTTCCAATTAGCTCTAGCCAACGTCCTATCGAATATTATGATCCCGGTAGCTAATTTAGTCAGTGTCATATTTTTGGGTCATCTTGAAGAAATCAACAACTTCGCCGGAGTCATCCTTGCTGGCAACTTGCTCAACTTTCTCTACTTCGTTTTACTCTTTTTACGAATGGGGACTACTGGAGTCACAGCGCAAGCGGTTGGACGAGATGACAGGGAAGAAATGTTATTGATAGGATTGCGTAATGGTTTAATAGCTTTGGTGCTGGGTATTGCCCTCATACTTTTACAATACCCTTTGGGAGAGCTTGGGTTTACCATCCTCAATGTCCCCCTAGAAATCAAATCTTCAGGTCTTGCCTATTTCAACACCCAAATTTGGGGAGCGCCTGCGGTTTTGCTCAATTTTGTTCTGATAGGTTGGTTTCTAGGGCGAGAAAAAAATGGCTTAGTTGTGCTGTTATCAGTAGTTGGTAATGGTGTGAAAATTGGACTTGACTATCTGTTTATTATCAACTTAGGGTGGGAAAGTATGGGAGCAGGAGTTTCTTCTGCTGCCAGCCAATATATATTGTTGTTGGTAGGATTGATATTTTTTTGTAGAGAATTCCAGTGGTTGGAAGTGATATCTATAGCGTTTAAAATATGGGACATCTCAGCTATAAAATCTAACTTAACTCTCAATGGCAACATCTTTATTAGCAATTTAGTTCTTCTGTTTATCTCCTTAACATTTAGTTATCAAGGAGTACAGATGGGAATGCTAGTTTACGCACAGAATTCTTTGTTGTGGCAGATAATCAGCTTTAATACATATTTTATTGAAGGAATCGGATTCGGTACAGAAAGTTTGGTCGGAAACTTTAAAGGAAAAGGAGATTCACACCAGTTAGCACCTCTAGTTAGTTTTTCTGTCTTAACTGCTCTGATTGTAGGAATATTTTTCGGTGGAATATGTATATTATTTCCCGATAGTGTTTTTAGATTATTCACTAACCACACCGAAATCATCTCTAAGATAGATACTTTTGTTCCCTGGTTGGTACTGGCCTTGGTACTTAGTTCTATAGATTTTACACTGGAAGGATACTTCTTAGGTTTAGCACAAGGACATACCCTCCGTAATGTTAGCTTAGTCGCTCTTTTTATCGGATTTGCACCTGTGAATTTTGCTGCCGTTAAGTTCTCCAGTAACCATATCTTGTGGTTGAGTCTATCTTTGTTCTATGCAATAAGAACGATGATGTTTGTGGTAAAGTTGCCCAGTACATTTAGAAATGATCTTGATAATATTAGTGCTACTCTCCCGGCTTTAGAAGCAAATCCCCTGTTGACTTTAGCTTTTGGAGAAACTCGTGAACAAATAATGGTGGAAAAGTTGGGAGTAGGGGAAGATGTTGAAAACGGGCGCATATAG
- a CDS encoding pyridoxal phosphate-dependent aminotransferase — protein sequence MNYKLSRMAAIQSPIIPVVGELIKNSPGTISLGQGVVHYQPPDTAMELLPKFLAEPKNHLYQPVIGIPELLTVLAAKLSIFNSLDINEENAIVVTAGSNMGFINAILAITSPGDEIILNTPYYFNHEMAIKMAGCHPVLVATDTNYQLIPKAIAAAITDKTRAVVTISPNNPTGVIYSETALKQVNEICRERGIYHISDEAYEYFTYDGVKHISPGAFAGSHQYTISLFSLSKAYGFASWRIGYMVIPQHLLIAVKKVQDTILICPPVVSQYAALGALQVKDDYLKDNIGTIAKVREIVIDSLRSLQDLCTITPANGAFYFFLKVQTKMNDLELVKKLIQEHKIAVIPGTTFGMEDGCYLRVAYGALPADTAKAGIERLVKGLQSIVL from the coding sequence ATGAATTATAAATTATCACGAATGGCAGCGATTCAATCGCCAATTATTCCGGTGGTGGGAGAATTAATTAAAAACTCTCCTGGGACAATTTCTTTAGGACAAGGTGTGGTTCACTATCAACCACCAGATACCGCAATGGAATTATTACCAAAGTTCCTGGCTGAACCTAAAAATCATCTTTATCAACCCGTTATCGGGATTCCTGAATTATTAACAGTATTAGCAGCAAAGTTATCAATATTTAATAGTCTTGATATCAATGAAGAAAATGCTATTGTGGTGACAGCAGGTAGCAATATGGGGTTTATAAATGCTATTTTAGCAATTACTTCTCCTGGTGATGAAATTATTTTAAATACTCCCTACTATTTTAATCATGAAATGGCAATTAAAATGGCAGGTTGTCATCCGGTATTAGTTGCCACAGATACAAATTATCAATTAATTCCTAAAGCCATAGCCGCCGCAATTACAGATAAAACCCGTGCGGTAGTGACGATTTCTCCGAATAATCCTACAGGTGTTATTTATTCAGAAACAGCATTAAAACAAGTTAATGAAATTTGTCGAGAAAGGGGAATTTATCATATTAGTGATGAGGCTTATGAATATTTTACTTATGACGGTGTAAAACATATTTCACCGGGGGCATTTGCGGGCAGTCATCAATATACAATTTCTCTGTTTAGTTTGTCGAAAGCTTATGGTTTTGCTAGTTGGCGAATTGGTTATATGGTAATTCCTCAACATCTATTAATTGCTGTGAAAAAAGTCCAAGATACCATTTTAATTTGTCCACCTGTGGTTTCTCAATATGCAGCTTTGGGGGCTTTACAAGTAAAAGATGATTATTTAAAAGATAATATTGGGACTATTGCTAAAGTTCGAGAAATAGTAATTGATTCACTGCGATCGCTTCAGGATTTATGTACAATTACACCAGCTAATGGTGCATTTTACTTTTTCTTGAAAGTGCAGACAAAAATGAATGATTTGGAATTAGTGAAAAAACTGATTCAAGAACACAAAATAGCAGTGATTCCGGGAACAACCTTTGGGATGGAAGATGGTTGTTATTTGCGGGTTGCTTATGGTGCGTTACCAGCAGATACAGCTAAAGCAGGTATAGAAAGATTAGTCAAAGGTTTGCAAAGTATCGTATTATAG
- a CDS encoding histidine phosphatase family protein, protein MSQIVWIARHANRLDFVYPDWFLTAERRYDPPLSDDGMIQAQQLAKRLKGEKIAHIFASPFLRTIQTANAIAEVLDLSIKLEVGLSEWLNPEWMTEEPEKLPTSALVKLFPRIDTSYTSRIAAKYPETHQQVRERSAQTARCLSTEFSPHDILLVAHGASVLGAAMGFVGDIAKNEVKASLCSLVKVVRQDSEWLLALKGDTSHLTKVEELVRFV, encoded by the coding sequence ATGAGTCAAATAGTTTGGATAGCAAGACACGCTAACCGCCTTGATTTCGTATATCCCGATTGGTTTCTAACCGCCGAAAGACGGTATGATCCACCTTTATCAGATGATGGTATGATTCAGGCGCAGCAGTTAGCAAAGCGACTTAAAGGGGAAAAAATCGCCCATATTTTTGCTTCTCCATTTTTGCGAACTATCCAAACGGCAAATGCGATCGCTGAAGTTTTGGATTTATCTATTAAACTGGAAGTAGGTTTGAGTGAATGGCTTAATCCCGAATGGATGACTGAAGAACCGGAAAAACTCCCAACTTCAGCTTTAGTCAAATTATTTCCCAGAATTGATACCAGTTACACATCACGCATAGCCGCAAAATACCCGGAAACTCATCAACAGGTGCGGGAACGTTCGGCACAAACTGCCAGGTGTTTATCTACTGAATTCTCCCCCCATGATATCCTATTGGTGGCACATGGCGCGTCTGTCTTGGGTGCAGCAATGGGATTTGTAGGGGACATAGCCAAAAATGAAGTCAAAGCTTCTCTATGTTCTTTAGTAAAAGTTGTCCGCCAAGATTCAGAATGGTTGTTAGCACTAAAGGGTGATACGTCCCATTTGACGAAAGTTGAAGAATTGGTGAGATTTGTGTAA
- a CDS encoding glucokinase: protein MTLLLAGDIGGTKTILRLVEFSETLGLKTLHEESFRSGDFPDLVPIVQRFLTTANSSTPEKACFAIAGPVVENTAKLTNLAWFLDTNRLTQELGILSISLINDFAAVGYGIFGLTKQDLLTLQVGKYQPAAPMAVIGAGTGLGQGFLIKQDHQYQVFPSEGGHADFAPRNELEFQLLKYLVDKHDIPRVSVERVVSGLGITSIYQFLRDRKIATESPEIAQAVRTWEQEAQTTEKTVDPGALIGAAALQKSDRLSEQTMQLFIKAYGAEAGNLALKLLPYGGLYIAGGIAPKILPLMENGSFLLNFIQKGRMRSLLEEIPVHIILNQQVGLIGAALSASRL from the coding sequence ATGACATTGCTACTGGCCGGAGACATAGGCGGAACAAAAACTATTTTGCGTTTAGTGGAATTTTCAGAAACACTGGGATTAAAAACTCTGCACGAAGAGAGTTTTCGCAGTGGAGATTTTCCTGATTTAGTCCCCATCGTCCAAAGGTTTTTGACTACAGCTAACTCTAGCACACCAGAAAAGGCTTGTTTTGCGATCGCAGGACCAGTAGTGGAAAACACCGCCAAGTTGACCAATTTAGCCTGGTTTCTCGATACAAATCGTTTAACTCAAGAATTGGGTATTCTATCAATTTCCCTGATTAATGACTTTGCGGCTGTTGGTTACGGCATTTTTGGATTAACAAAACAGGATTTACTAACTTTACAAGTTGGTAAATACCAACCAGCAGCACCAATGGCTGTAATCGGTGCAGGAACTGGGTTAGGACAAGGATTTTTGATTAAACAAGACCATCAATATCAAGTCTTTCCTTCCGAGGGTGGACACGCAGATTTTGCACCACGCAATGAACTAGAGTTTCAACTGTTGAAATATCTAGTAGATAAACATGATATTCCACGAGTCTCCGTAGAAAGAGTAGTTTCCGGGTTAGGAATTACCTCCATTTACCAATTTTTACGAGATAGAAAAATAGCCACCGAATCACCAGAAATTGCCCAAGCAGTCAGAACATGGGAACAAGAAGCACAGACAACCGAAAAAACCGTTGATCCAGGGGCCCTTATTGGCGCTGCTGCACTGCAAAAAAGCGATCGCCTTTCCGAACAAACCATGCAATTATTTATAAAAGCCTACGGTGCAGAAGCCGGCAATCTAGCCTTAAAACTCCTCCCCTATGGCGGATTATACATTGCCGGTGGTATCGCCCCCAAAATCCTCCCCTTAATGGAAAATGGTAGTTTCCTCTTGAATTTTATCCAAAAAGGCAGAATGCGTTCTCTTCTCGAAGAAATCCCCGTGCATATAATTCTTAATCAACAAGTGGGATTAATTGGTGCAGCTTTGTCTGCCTCTAGGTTATAA
- a CDS encoding Uma2 family endonuclease: MIITEMPTQLLTNTWITATWDEYIQVIENYPDQKAKGYYHNGKMRIEMPPIGNDHASDHSMIIFAVNLFATIKGIKFNSKDNCTYRKIGFQEVQPDVSYYIAEKANAIPYGTSIVNLDIYPIPDLVIEVASSSLADDKGEKRLMYEDLGVAEYWVLDVQNVQVIPFMIENGGSKRISESQVLPGLQISLLNEALRKTRQMDHSQVCAWLLSQFQQ, translated from the coding sequence ATGATCATCACTGAAATGCCAACGCAATTACTAACTAACACTTGGATAACAGCAACTTGGGATGAATATATTCAGGTTATTGAAAATTATCCTGATCAAAAAGCCAAAGGCTATTATCACAATGGAAAAATGAGGATAGAAATGCCACCAATCGGAAATGATCATGCCAGTGACCATAGTATGATTATTTTTGCTGTTAACCTATTTGCGACTATTAAAGGAATTAAATTTAATAGCAAAGATAATTGTACATACAGAAAAATCGGATTTCAAGAAGTCCAACCAGATGTTTCTTATTACATTGCTGAAAAAGCAAATGCTATTCCCTATGGAACTTCCATTGTTAATTTAGATATTTATCCCATACCAGATTTAGTAATTGAAGTTGCGAGTAGTTCCCTAGCTGATGATAAAGGGGAAAAACGCCTGATGTATGAAGATTTAGGTGTAGCCGAATACTGGGTACTTGATGTGCAGAATGTCCAAGTTATCCCTTTTATGATTGAAAATGGTGGCAGTAAAAGAATTAGTGAATCTCAAGTATTACCAGGGTTACAAATTTCTTTACTAAACGAAGCATTAAGAAAAACTCGACAAATGGATCATAGTCAAGTTTGTGCTTGGTTGTTAAGCCAATTTCAGCAATAA
- a CDS encoding type II toxin-antitoxin system VapC family toxin — protein MSFLLDTHILLWFLENDSKLSNQVREVIINRENLIVVSAISAWEISIKQSLGKLIAQALVEGLTIITVDQKFKFYDVPLLITES, from the coding sequence ATGAGTTTTCTGCTAGATACTCATATTCTGTTATGGTTTTTAGAAAATGATTCTAAGTTGTCAAATCAGGTACGAGAAGTAATTATTAATCGTGAGAATTTAATTGTTGTTAGTGCTATTAGTGCTTGGGAAATTTCTATTAAACAGTCTTTAGGAAAGTTAATAGCTCAGGCTTTGGTAGAAGGGCTAACCATAATTACGGTAGATCAAAAGTTTAAATTTTATGATGTCCCGTTGTTAATAACTGAATCATAA
- a CDS encoding YebC/PmpR family DNA-binding transcriptional regulator, translating into MAGHSKWANIKRQKAVVDAKRGSIFTQLSRAIIVAARNGVPDPAGNFQLRTAIDKAKAAGIPNDNIDRAVAKGAGTFSDHSILEEIRYEGYGPGGVAILIEALTDNRNRTAADLRVSFSKNGGNLGETGCVSWMFSQKGVCVVEGVIDEDKLLEASLEGNAESYEIMAEETVEVFTEIANLEKLSQTLKAKGFKVTDIELRWLPGNQVEVTDADQAKSLLKLIDTLEGLDDVQSVTANFEMADGLMELSII; encoded by the coding sequence ATGGCAGGACATAGTAAATGGGCAAATATTAAACGTCAAAAAGCCGTAGTAGATGCAAAAAGGGGAAGTATATTTACCCAACTATCACGGGCAATAATTGTGGCTGCGAGAAACGGTGTACCAGATCCAGCAGGTAATTTTCAACTACGGACAGCCATTGATAAAGCCAAAGCAGCGGGGATTCCCAATGATAATATTGATAGAGCCGTTGCTAAAGGTGCAGGTACTTTCAGTGATCACAGCATCCTTGAAGAAATTCGCTACGAAGGTTACGGTCCCGGTGGTGTCGCCATTTTAATTGAAGCCCTCACAGATAACCGGAATCGAACTGCGGCAGATTTGCGCGTCTCTTTTAGCAAAAATGGCGGAAACTTGGGAGAAACAGGTTGTGTAAGTTGGATGTTTTCCCAAAAAGGAGTTTGTGTCGTCGAAGGTGTAATTGATGAAGACAAGCTTTTAGAAGCTTCCTTAGAAGGAAATGCCGAATCTTATGAAATCATGGCAGAGGAAACAGTTGAGGTATTTACAGAAATAGCAAATTTGGAGAAACTCAGCCAAACCTTAAAAGCAAAAGGTTTTAAAGTCACAGATATAGAATTGCGTTGGCTTCCTGGTAATCAAGTAGAAGTTACAGATGCAGATCAAGCTAAATCTCTCCTCAAATTAATTGATACTCTAGAAGGGTTAGATGATGTCCAAAGTGTGACAGCTAATTTTGAAATGGCAGATGGTTTAATGGAACTTAGTATAATCTAG
- the uvrC gene encoding excinuclease ABC subunit UvrC, translated as MTISEQILPLYKNPERLENRLGEIPPEPGVYLLRDGSDRLIYIGKSRKLRSRVRSYFRDSTNKTERINTMVKLVTEIEFIVTDTEAEALALEANLIKQHQPYFNVLLKDDKKYPYLCITWSDEYPRIFITRKRQLGKAKDKYYGPYTDSGLLREIVHLCKKIFPLRQRPQPLFKDRPCLNYDIGRCPGVCQKLVSPVEYAKIVQKVAMVFQGRTQELIDILTAQMETAAAELNFETAAKIRDQIGALKSLHAAQKVSLPDDTVSRDAIALAADDQHAYIQLFQIRAGQLVGRLAFVADSHPEPGAILQRVLEEHYQTAESVEIPSEVLVQHDLPDSEILSAILTERKGRKVTIFNPLRQSKAELIEMVEKNAQYELQRMQKLGDSNLQATQDLAAILDLPDLPKRIEGYDISHIQGTNAVGSQVVFIDGLPAKQYYRHYKIKNPDITIGHSDDFASLAEVIKRRFRKYIEDPKLARLGNTDWPDLIMIDGGKGQLSAVVGILTEMNLFADLRVLSLAKKREEIFLPHSSKPLETDSEQPGVQLLRRLRDEAHRFAVSFHRQQRSDKLKRSHLDEIPGLGQNRQKLLLAHFRSLDYIRQATTTQLTEVPGIGSRLAQDIYDYFHPV; from the coding sequence GTGACTATATCTGAGCAAATCTTACCACTGTATAAAAACCCAGAACGGTTAGAAAATCGGCTGGGAGAAATTCCCCCAGAACCGGGGGTTTATTTGTTGCGGGATGGCAGCGATCGCCTAATATATATAGGTAAATCTCGTAAATTGCGTTCTCGTGTCCGTTCCTATTTCCGCGACTCCACCAACAAGACGGAACGGATTAACACAATGGTTAAATTAGTGACAGAAATTGAATTCATTGTCACTGATACCGAAGCCGAAGCATTAGCCCTAGAAGCCAATTTAATTAAACAGCATCAGCCATATTTTAACGTCTTACTCAAAGATGATAAAAAATATCCTTATCTGTGCATTACTTGGTCAGATGAATATCCGCGCATTTTCATTACCCGCAAACGTCAATTAGGAAAAGCCAAAGATAAATATTACGGTCCTTATACAGATTCCGGTTTATTACGAGAAATTGTCCATTTGTGTAAAAAGATTTTTCCTTTACGACAAAGACCACAACCTTTATTTAAAGATCGTCCCTGTTTAAATTATGATATTGGTCGTTGTCCTGGTGTTTGTCAAAAATTAGTTTCCCCGGTTGAATATGCAAAAATTGTCCAAAAAGTAGCGATGGTTTTTCAAGGCAGAACTCAGGAACTAATTGATATTTTAACAGCACAAATGGAAACAGCCGCAGCAGAATTGAATTTTGAAACTGCGGCAAAAATTCGTGATCAAATTGGAGCATTAAAATCCCTCCATGCTGCTCAAAAAGTATCCTTACCTGATGATACAGTATCACGAGATGCGATCGCTTTAGCCGCCGATGATCAACACGCCTACATTCAATTATTCCAAATTCGCGCCGGTCAATTAGTGGGACGCTTGGCTTTTGTTGCTGACTCCCACCCTGAACCGGGAGCAATTTTACAACGAGTTTTAGAGGAACATTATCAAACAGCAGAAAGTGTAGAAATTCCCAGCGAAGTCTTAGTACAGCATGATTTACCAGATAGTGAAATTTTGTCCGCTATTCTAACAGAACGCAAAGGTAGAAAAGTGACAATTTTCAATCCTTTGCGACAAAGTAAGGCAGAATTAATAGAAATGGTCGAAAAAAATGCCCAATATGAATTACAAAGAATGCAAAAATTGGGTGATAGTAATTTGCAAGCAACCCAAGATTTAGCCGCTATTCTCGACTTACCAGATTTACCCAAACGCATTGAAGGATATGATATTTCTCATATTCAAGGAACTAATGCAGTAGGTTCTCAAGTCGTATTTATTGATGGTTTACCAGCCAAACAATATTACCGACATTATAAAATTAAAAATCCTGATATCACAATTGGTCATTCCGATGATTTTGCCAGTTTAGCAGAAGTTATTAAGAGAAGATTTCGTAAATATATTGAAGATCCGAAATTAGCAAGATTAGGTAATACTGACTGGCCTGATTTAATTATGATTGATGGTGGTAAAGGTCAACTATCTGCCGTTGTGGGGATTTTAACGGAAATGAATCTATTCGCAGATTTGCGGGTTCTCAGTTTAGCCAAAAAACGGGAAGAAATCTTTTTACCCCACTCATCAAAACCTTTAGAAACAGACTCAGAACAACCAGGAGTCCAGTTATTACGAAGATTGCGAGATGAAGCTCATAGATTTGCTGTCAGTTTTCATCGTCAACAAAGAAGTGATAAACTAAAGCGATCGCATTTAGATGAAATTCCCGGTTTAGGACAAAATCGGCAAAAGTTGTTATTAGCGCATTTTCGCTCTCTTGATTATATTCGTCAAGCTACAACTACACAATTAACTGAAGTTCCCGGAATTGGTTCACGGTTAGCGCAAGATATTTATGATTATTTCCATCCTGTTTAA